The following DNA comes from Rhodopseudomonas boonkerdii.
CGCCGGAAATGCGGTGATTTCACGGGCATTTGGTTGGGGAGCTACTGATCTTCCGACGAGAGACGGCCCGTGCGCGAAGCGGACGGAGATACAGCATTCATCCGGGCAACGCGGCTATATGGCACAAGGATGCCGCGCATCTACCGTCTACGCGTTTTCGCTTTTGCTGATGTAAGGTTTGGCAAATTTGCTTTCTCGGAGAGCGTTGCCATGAAGCAGGACAGAGATCAGATCATCTATTCGCAGTTGACGACAGGCGACCTCAAGACGTTCCGGTCATTGCTGAATTTGTTTGCCGAGGCGTTCGACGACGCGGAGGCGTATGCCAGTAGTCCTCCGAGGAACAGCTACGTTGAAGACTTGCTCGACACGTCTCATATCATCCTGATTGCCGCTAAGCATGGAAACGATGTCATCGGCGGCCTGGCGGCCTATGAAATGAAGAAGTTCGAGAAAGAGCGGACCGAGATATACATCTACGATCTGGCGGTTTCCGGATTGCACAGGCGTCGTGGCGTGGCCACCAATCTGATCAAGTCGTTGGCGTCGATCGCTTCGCGTAGGGGCGCATACGTCATGATGGTGCAGGCTGATCCGCCAGACGAGCCCGCCGTGGCTCTCTACGAAAAGCTAGGCTCGCGCGAGGAAGTCTATCACTACGACATTCCGGTCCCGAAAGACCGCGGAATAATAGATGACACGCCTCGCTGAGTGCCGAACTCTCCGAGGATCGCTAAAGCCTATGGCCGCTTTGATAAAGGGAGTCGGCGCGCGCCTCTAAGCATGCACGGGCATGCGGCCGTTAGGTATAATTGCCTCTCAAACATCAAACCCGACTTTGATACGTCGGTTC
Coding sequences within:
- a CDS encoding AAC(3)-I family aminoglycoside N-acetyltransferase yields the protein MREADGDTAFIRATRLYGTRMPRIYRLRVFAFADVRFGKFAFSESVAMKQDRDQIIYSQLTTGDLKTFRSLLNLFAEAFDDAEAYASSPPRNSYVEDLLDTSHIILIAAKHGNDVIGGLAAYEMKKFEKERTEIYIYDLAVSGLHRRRGVATNLIKSLASIASRRGAYVMMVQADPPDEPAVALYEKLGSREEVYHYDIPVPKDRGIIDDTPR